A region from the Aegilops tauschii subsp. strangulata cultivar AL8/78 chromosome 5, Aet v6.0, whole genome shotgun sequence genome encodes:
- the LOC109774989 gene encoding F-box protein At3g07870-like, giving the protein MTAVRQSREAELPEDVVEEILLRLPAKSVGRFLAVCKSWHGLLSGHAFHRSHHGRAPLAVLLRRRAQAHGSDWDYAIYTLPLGQPAAKPLHLGEGQQLVVLHGCCHGLLLLSGSDHRPNSTNTKYLAYNPTTGQHAPVPGGLDYGHRVAGFYFHAPTAEHRVLFYTRYRTERVPRPPPRQLETVTRKHYTYSVAAAGRPGVRTLPATSYGGYTRWKLNDAPVMLRGCLHWTRRFPRVIVFHTESEKFHGMRGPPEDGRVIGRLVGMDRTLGASAFAEGGRTVRVWVLQGYTEETWAVRHTVDVGFMGGGLDFKWLGIAHVTQEGDALFYGARRYDVYNLTGRKVVSAGKGIADRLTATWHVYREGLFSPTPPKGS; this is encoded by the exons ATGACGG CCGTGAGGCAAAGCCGTGAGGCAGAGTTGCCGGAGGACGTGGTCGAGGAGATCCTCCTCCGCCTTCCTGCCAAGTCCGTCGGTCGGTTCCTAGCCGTCTGCAAGTCGTGGCATGGGCTACTGTCCGGCCATGCCTTCCACCGTTCCCACCACGGCCGTGCCCCATTGGCCGTCCTCCTCCGGCGGCGCGCTCAAGCCCACGGCAGCGACTGGGACTACGCGATCTACACACTCCCCTTGGGCCAACCAGCGGCGAAGCCGCTCCACCTTGGCGAAGGCCAGCAGCTCGTGGTCCTCCATGGCTGCTGCCACGGCTTACTCCTCCTATCGGGAAGCGATCATCGCCCCAACTCCACCAACACCAAGTACTTGGCGTACAACCCCACGACCGGGCAACACGCCCCGGTGCCCGGCGGCCTCGACTATGGCCACCGCGTCGCCGGGTTCTACTTCCACGCGCCCACGGCCGAGCACCGCGTCCTCTTCTACACGAGGTACCGGACAGAACGTGTGCCAAGGCCACCGCCACGGCAACTGGAGACGGTGACCCGGAAACACTATACCTAcagcgtggcggcggcggggcggccggGGGTCAGGACGCTCCCCGCCACCTCGTACGGAGGCTACACCAGGTGGAAGCTCAACGACGCGCCGGTGATGCTCCGCGGCTGCCTGCACTGGACGAGACGGTTCCCGCGGGTGATCGTGTTCCACACAGAGTCGGAGAAGTTCCACGGCATGCGTGGCCCACCGGAGGATGGCCGCGTGATCGGCCGCCTGGTCGGCATGGATCGGACGTTGGGCGCGTCGGCGTTCGCGGAAGGCGGCCGGACGGTCAGGGTGTGGGTGCTCCAGGGCTACACGGAGGAGACCTGGGCTGTCAGGCACACGGTGGACGTTGGCTTCATGGGCGGTGGCTTGGACTTCAAGTGGCTGGGCATTGCCCACGTGACCCAAGAGGGCGACGCCTTGTTCTACGGGGCGCGGCGGTACGACGTGTATAACCTCACCGGTCGAAAAGTGGTGAGCGCCGGCAAGGGGATCGCTGATCGTCTGACCGCAACGTGGCACGTCTACCGGGAGGGCCTCTTTTCTCCCACCCCGCCCAAAGGCAGCTAG